From the Cucumis sativus cultivar 9930 chromosome 5, Cucumber_9930_V3, whole genome shotgun sequence genome, the window atttagtggaaaatcaaaattagaagTGTAAATCTTGCCGCCTAAgaccaaattgaaataaattcaaatgtgAAGCCTAAATTGAACCAACTCTTAAGATAATaactaactatatatatatatatatgtttttcccCATAATTTGtttcctcatttttttaatcacaatatttataatatacaccaaactttgtaaaatattattacaacTCTATATTAAACAATTATCACAGTAAATAGTTGAGATCGTGAATTtattccataaaaaaattacaaattgtATTGCCCCTTAGAGTTGATATGATGCAGAGGAATAGACGCACCAGAAAGTGCAATGCCTTATGGGAAAGAGGCAAAAGAAGAACTGAAAAGGCTTGTTGAAGGCAAGTGTTTGAGAGTACATGTGTATGGTGAAGATCGGTACAATCGATGTGTGGGTGACTTGTATTGTAATGGAAAGTTTATTCAGgtaaaacacaaatttacacttttttttttttttttttgttcttcgcTATGGTATAGTCTTCATGTTCATGTTATTGGTTTAGACAAATACAAGTTTTTGGTTGTCTTTACAGGAAGCAATGCTGAAAAAGGGGTTTGCTTGGCATTACACAGCATATGACAAACGTCCAGAGCTGTCAAAGGCAAGGGCTAAATTTACCATTTAACccatctttaattaatttagtgtttgattgcataaacccttatttcaaaattaaggtTCAAAATCACAtgcaaaatttcattaatcatAACATAGGAAAAGCAGAGCGACACATATTTCTCAACAAGAGCCTTTTTGGCTAAGCCTtacaaattgtttaattattgataACAGTGGGAAAACGAGGCTCGAGCTAAAAGGGCTGGGTTGTGGGCTTCTTCAAACCCAGAGCAGCCATGGGAATGGAGAAAGGGAAAGCGTGAGGGGAAATAATAATGGCTGCTTGTTGCTATTGCTGTTTCAATACACAACacttataatttatatatgaagGACGTTCATCCATTTCATGTCTACCAACGACAAGAAGCAGAAGAGGGAACCCTAAAATCAACCCAAAAAGGTCTCTTCTGtctttaaagtatttattaatCAACATCTTCAACATTGCTggtaatttgtaaatttgtaactgaagagaaatgaaaaggaaCACATTGTTATATTcgtaataatatttaaaaaaatcatatgcTTGTTATATCTATACAAAAAAACGTCACATGAAAAGTAAAGCCATCGGTTGGGAAGGAAATGCATTCACCattctaaatttaatcaaCCAAATACAGTATATGATTAACATGGTGAGGATACATTACATTGGGTGACCAAAAGCTTATGATAGAAAACACAAACCCATTTGACTGTGAACTTTGGCAGTGCAAGGATTATTAGCTGCAAAAATGAGTAACACAAATTAGGGAATTAACTACGTCCATAACTTGATGAAAAGATGGATAAATCTTCTCTCTCAAAAAATTACACTTATACttgacaaaatattgaaacacCAATATATACACTTACCTATCTTATGATTAATGCCGGTATGAGCATAACTCAATTAACACAAATCTTATACTAGCAACTTGAAGTCAAAGGTTTGATTTTCTCCCTCCACATATTGTCAGATTAAAAAAACTACCCTCTGATCAATCTCCTTAAGATATCTTGTTCATAGTTTTCCTATAGAAACAAGCCTGCAGCAGGCACGGGCACCATATAATGACTCAGGGCATGACAACATTTGTTGCCCTTGAAGCCCTTGAATTATTCTGTTACTAGTTACTAATATCACAGCTCCACCAAATACTTTCTCCAATCTACTTCCATGACTAATAGGTGCTACTGCAACACACGTTAATAcacatattcaaaattattcgTCTATCTTAAAAACCAGACGACAAAATTTCAGCGACTAAAATGATTATCTGCAAGTgataaaaaagttgtttttgtgCTAAGATAAATTTGGCTACGACCGTTTCTTTTCCTATTGCAAATTGGAAACATCTTTTGTATACCCTATGAAATGGCCCTTTTGGACCTTTGGTATCTTTGAATATTTCATTGATTTAAAGAAGTATTAGGAACCAAAGtgaaacaaatttgaaaatttgagggCAAGTATGGATATAAACCAAAAATGTTATATTCCTTCTGAAATCGTCATTATGATTACATAGGTAATAATGGACAATAGAACTTAAATAAAAGCAATCCacaatgaaatatttatgtataaatgaaaaagCTTTCTGTCTGAGGAGTTGAGAAACAAAAGAACTTTTACTTCTACACAAATTAACATGATAGATGATAACttgtttcccttttttctttttcataaccAAGTTTATGCTGAATTTCACATACGTGAATTAAAACCATATGAGGAATTCAATTCTTATAATAGAAAGGTTTGAATTTAAAACACAACTTACTATGATTAGTGAAAGGGTCATCTGACGTTATCTCGTTTCACCCTCCTATCGCTTGATTCTGAATCGGTTGCAAGATAACctaaagaacaaaagaagtaaaaatgCAATGTAGAAAGATTATTGCCAATCAAACTTTGTAGAATTTGAATACCTGGATGTCTATCGCTTGCTTTCCAAACTGATGCCTGATATTTTGAAGCTCGATAGATCCAAGCAAGTCCCTTAGTTCAGAGATCAGACATTTACTTAATGATGAGAACagggtttgtttttgttaggATTGTCCTAATAAGGAACACAACAGAAAACACAAAAGATAGAACTATATTGCAATgccaaaagaaaccaaaatatcAGTAGCTTTTCGAGAGGATTACGTGTCTCCCAAAGTCGCATACTGGACAATACCCGGAATTTTTCTCCCTTCTAAGGGGCTCAACTCCCTTATTACCAAGACATCACTAACTAATTATCCCTATGCCCTTATCACTATCCCACTAATATTCCCAACATATCCCGTACTACTACTCTCACGTTTTTCTCTCAAGAAAAGTTTATGTTTACCTATTGAAAAGTGATTCTACTAACTCCATGAAGTGGTGtggaaaagggaaagagaacCATGCCACAAAAGAACTCTAGCTAAGAAGAAAACATTGTTAAAGGACTTTTATGGGCATATTTTGGAGTGATTCAGAAATGGTCAAAATCAATATGTCAGGTTCAAAATCCTTCCGATCCCTTAAAGCATGcctttaatcaatttaaaacatgtttaagaGTGATTTGAACAGtaaacatttcaaaaccaATCCCAAACATGTGCTTCAAGGCACAAACACAACAGACGTTCAAAGCGAACCAAATTTCACCCAACTAAGGACTCTCAACTCTTATTTCTCTCGAGCGCAATattcaaaaccaaaccaatgAGCCTTTCCCTATCTCAATAGGAAAGCCAAAAGAAAACCTTATTCATCGTTAAGCAACACAAAACAAACCATAATAACCTTAGCAATTAGAAAAAGCTCAAAAGACAAACCAACAGGATGAAATTCTCCAATGAACCTCATCCCAAAATTACCTACATTCTCTAAAACCTAGAAGTACTTCACAACCCTTCAAGAACCAATCGaaattcattttgtatttCCTCTCAAATTCCCCAGATACTTCAGCAAGAAAATGAACACGAAATTTCGAAATgtagagataaaataaaataaaaaaaacgcAAACCTTCTTCGTGTTCTTAGGAACTCCATAGCCGGAGCAAAACATCTGGCCAACCAAGACTTGCATCGACGTATCCCCGGCTTTGGCCTCCTTGAGCGTGTCCTGAAACCACCGCTTGACACAATCCGAAACCACATCAGCCAAAGGAGTCCGgttcttctcctcctcctccatgTACTTGTTCTTATTCGGCTCGGAGATGACTCGAACGGAACCGGAAATCGGAGTTTCGGAAGGAGAAGCTCGGATCCGAGACTTCTTGGGTTGTGATTGGGGGTTTTTGGAGGAGAAGACAAGCTTAGCGAATTGCTGAAAGCGAGCTGGCGATGGAAGCGATTTTGCCATCAGACaacaaaaagttgttttgGAGAGAATTGAAACTCCCAATTTCGCCTTTGCGAAATCGCAGATTTATGTTTCCTCTTCGATTTTAGTTAAGATTTGTTCATCCtttggaagaaaattttaatttataaccCTCAGCTATAGTTTTGTAACTTTAGTCATATAATTTAAACCCCACCAAACTACAAATTGTATCCATTTTTacacaatttctcaaaaaaaattatcctaAGTTATGTGTTCCAAaactttacaatttttcaaataaatttacaacaacatttttatataaatttggaaatattATGATGAAAAAAGTAGATCTCAATTTATTCATGATAAGATTGTATGTTGAAGCCGTATGAATTTAAACCTTGAGCTttgaaatttatcaattttaacccaaaactaatatttgtaTCGTTTAAACCTAAACTTtcacaaatatatcaatttaatctataaactttatgtatatatcaatttaaacttttgtgtaagtaaaacaaaatgaatgattTAAATTGACAATCATTAATCTAAACCTTTAAACTATAAACAACGATGGAAACTTAACACATAACTTTTTAAGAACAACAGGTAAAACCCTTttcattaaaacaaattttatataacttTATACAAACATAATGTGACCttatttacataaaataaaacctaacAACAGCCTTCTCAAAAACCTCAGTCTAACAATACAAAAGACTAACTAATAACAAGTACAAAACAACAAGACACATACAATAACAAAACGAAATCCTTTAGTAGATGGATAGTAGGGATTCAGGCTTCGAGGACACAATCTCTACCtgaaaagtagaaaaacattttgaagagTGTGAGCTAAACGAGTCCAGTGAGTGAtagtttctaaatattttttcataaaccTTTAGAACAGTAAATGGTAAATCATAACATGAAAACTTAAACAGTAAAgcatttagaaataataacataaaGTCTTGTTTTTCCTGCTCGAAATCCAAGTATCTACTCCTAGAAGGTGGTAGAGATTACTCGATATGTTACACCTTGATCTAGGTTTTTTCctctaatttaaattgtgGCATGATAAaacacttttgaaaataacatttttccaACTTACTTCTATAGAACACATATTAAGAAATTCTACAAAAATTTCGGCAGCATCTCTCCCTAAAATTTGGGGTAGCCAAACCtgaaaagttggaaaatttttacttctataaataaatatttgcaGACTCAAAATAATATCGAGTGTGTCTCACCACACACTCATCCATCTAGTCCAAAGTTCcaattaaagtttatttttaactacGAAATggttataaaaagaaacacaatCTAATAAGAGGCCtcacaaaacacaaataatcCTTATTGTGACCCTCGTTACTTCTAACTATCCCACAGTGCAGTACAAGACttgaatatatacatacaataaGAATGAGAGTCTACAATCAACGAAGGTGAGCTCAACCAATACTTGGTCCTTAACCGCTACCTGGGGGAGGGGGGAGGAGAAAACATTTAAAGCCAACTCAATGAGTGGCAAGTTCCTTAGGAGTAAAAACTTGTAAAACATACTAAAACAATGCGTAAAAATGTATCTCTAACGAAATAGTACTGAAAATgtcattattatataatactaTAAACCACAAGTCAAATCAACAAACATGTACTCAAATCCAACCATGGCAAGACACTTGAATATACGACCAAGAATAGCTCGCACATGATCAAAGAATCATGCGGCCAAAACTAGCTCACGCATATTTAATACCCGCCACGATAGCAACCTTCATTCAATCCGACTATGGTAGTATACTAAATACACGACCTGGAATAGCTCACATGTGATACATATCCACAATAAAACACAAGGCCAAATGGAGCTCACACGTACTTAGCATCTACAATAGTAACAATCTCCATCCAATCCAACCATGATAGTATACTGATACATGACCCAGAATAGCTCACACGTGATTCATATCTACGAGGAAACACGTGGCCAAGCGGAGTTCACACATATTTAGCACCTACCACAGTAACCATCTCAATATCCGCTCCTATGTGCACATAGAGCCGCACACCATGGGTCAAACTAGGTCAAAGTCAAATCACATCCTCCATCTATGTCCTCACCTAGAACAGATAATCCCCTGACAACCATAGGTAGCGCTACGAAAACACAGTCACGTAGCCTTAGGTAAATCACCTTCTCattcataataaaaatcagataatcataattttaaaatatcaagtacAATCAGAATTGAAACACGTTTTTACGACTTGTCGTACATGCCTTACGCGCAAGTTGTGTGTCCAACAACAGGCAAAACACATCACTAACCTCTTTGAACACCAAAATGCCTACCTATCTCGCTTAGCTTACCTTGTCACTCGATTAATCACCAACTTGCTAAGAAACTTATTTTTCGTCTAGAAACTTAACTCAACattgaaaaatcataacttaaaattcacaacttttttttaggaaaCTTCATTCtacaaaaatgtttaaaaacgTCTTAAATGTCttactttaaaatttcagCTTCAAATTCCAATGGATGAGCTATATAGCCCTCTGAAAGCCCACCTTGCACAGATTCACCTAAAAACTGACTTTCCTCACTTTCTTCAACTCAAATTAAACCCTCATCCCTTGTTCAAAAACGTTCGACAGCCTTAGTCTAAAAACTAGACTCAATTTATGATCTTTCAAGAGTAATTTTAGTCAAAACGCACGAGTGAAATGGGAGAAATGTTGATCTTAAGTGACTATTTATATTGAACCCTGCATGAATCTTTATTGAAACCTCCTATTAgctaaaatctaaattaagcATGCAAGGACACCTGTAAAGCACTTCACCGACTCCACCTCTTCATCATCTCGCCTAACCAAAACGCCCAACGTCCAAACGCCTTGTGTCAAACCCTTGCTAACCTCTAAGGCCTCTCGCGTGATATGATCTTCGCCCATCAATAAGCCACCAACCTTCTCGCCTAAACCCTCAAACCTTAAATAACCTCTAAGTGACAACCTTTCTCGGCCAATGACACTCAACTAGAGGTTCTTCATGCCTAAAGCACAAGCTTTGACTGTCTAATCTTAAACGCCTACTAACctctttagaggttatttCCTTCTCCTTGGCCACCTACCCAACCATGACACATCTTTAATGACACTTTGAGTTCCTTTTTATCCTTAACCTCATTCAACTCTCTTATCCTTTCAAGCTCttgaaaaaacttaaaattttctaagaTTCGGGATTTACACTCTTTTCCTCCTCATGCATGAACCAAGAAGAGAAATTAAACCACAtgccttcttttttctttttaccttcTCTTGTACCTTCAACCTATTCCACCTTACATGAAGCTCTCTAGTAAAAAATTTGTGAAGACGTGAAGCTCTCTGATGTTTGTCCATTTGAAATATTCGTGGCGGAGAAAAAAATCATCCGATCAAAATTCGTGAAAGGCGTAAAATTTTCCATTGTCTATTTGTTCAAAATTCTCGTGGAGgagaaaaaaactattgaaTCGAAATCCATAAAGTTATGAAGACtataaaagataaacaaaacCTTGAAGATGAATGATAAAATCTTCAAACttcttaaaacaaacaatgaTCATCTTCAGGAGGAAGTGTTAAGCTTCAACATCATGTGCAAAGTTTAAAAGCTGGaggttctttttttctcttttttcttaaaatttaaaaaatggtttaaaaaagattaaaaatactTGGTAATGTTATGAAACATAAcatatagaaattaatatgAGATAGAAAATTATTACTACAAAAATCATGTAAGTCACGTTAACAAATGTCACTCAATTGATAGAAGACATTTGTAAGAGTTATTCATTTGTTGAGatttcaaaatctataatatatcaaaataccAAATCAAAACCgctttgttgaaaattttcttgtttaaaaaagaattacacaTTCGTGAAATTGCACCAAATTACACTTccttctattttaaattacatacTATTCAATATAGAAAAAGGAATTACTCGATATCTGcaatacatatacataaattaGTCGACATCCGCCAACATGATACATGAATTCTATACTTTAGttatcttgatattttaaagaaaacaaaccaagtctttaccattttttaaaaaaaagttgattagtgatatatatatcaaattaaataaattaaatctaaaattaaaaaatgggatctttatatatttttttataaaataaatctaatattttgagaatgtggaaaaaccaaatttataccTTTGGTTTGTAAAAGtttgttaataatatataaaatgttgaaGTTCGTTAATGGAATATTTTGggttaaattaaatgaaattaattttaagttaataaaagaaGATCCATTGGTTCTGAACTTAAATTGGGGACATGAACTTAAATTCTCCATCTTACCCTTCCTTAACTAATCTATTTCCATCCAACACCCTTCCCTCTATGGACAATTTGGTAAATTCGACTTTCCACATGATTCACACCTTCATATAATGAATAACACTTCTTCCTTTTTCGTTCTCCGTTCTTCATTTCAGTATTAACCTCACCGTCCCAATGTCCCCACCGCCGGAGCATGTACCTCTCCTGCCGGAGATGAAGCCGCCTATTAAAACCGCATCTGTCTCCGGCGCCGTGTTTAATGTATCGACCAGCATAATCGGCGCCGGAATCATGTCGATTCCATTCACTCTTAAGGTCCTCGGCATAATCCCAGCCGTCGCGCTAATCATGCTTGTGGCTTTCATGACCGACTTATCGGTGGAGCTTTTGCTCAGATTCACTCACTCCAGTAACTCAACAACTTACGCCGGCGTGATGAAGGAGTCATTCGGCTTGATTGGTTCCGTGGCTACGCAAATTTGTGTCATGATTACAAATCTCGGATGCTTAATCATGTACTTGATTATAATAGGTAAATCGATCTTTTTATACTAACTAAAAAACTTGATTCAACTCGTAGTTAACTTAGGGTTTGCGATTGGTTCATCGAATTTGGAGAAATGTCTAGTGAGATAGGAACTTGTTAACGATTAACGACTTCGATTGATCTCAATTTTAGATTACAATTCGAAACATGATTTCTGTTTGTTGTAACTTTTAGGCGATGTCTTATCTGGAAACAAAGGAGGAGGGGGAGGAGAGGAAGTGCATTTTGGAGTATTGCAACAATGGTTTGGAAATCATTGGTGGAATTCGAGAGAGTTTTCGATTCTTTTCACAGTCGTCTTTATTCTACTTCCTCTTGTTCTTTATCAACGCGTTGGTTAGTAGTAATCGATTGAACGGATGGAGTATTATTAGAATGGCGTGGGGATTTGAATAACTTTTGGTGCGATGTTTTTGTTCAGATTCTTTGAGATTTAGTTCGTTTGTATCGGTTGTTCTGGCGGTGGTTTTCGTTGGGATAAGCTCTGTAATGGCGGTAATGGCGATTGTTGAAGGGAAAACGAAGAGGACGAGACTGGTGCCGGAGGTTGAAGATGAAACTTCCTTCTTCGAACTTTTCACTGCTGTGCCTGTTATTGTCACTGCCTTCACCTTTCATTTCAATGGTACGTTCACGTTAACACATCAGTGTCCACTCCGTACAATGAGGaatctttttacattttttaggCAAAATACTTTTCCatcctttgttttcttttcctaataactaaattgttaaaattatttacaaaatatttttggattttaaattttattcattttattttgtaaatatttttactcaattttaaaatgtttcttttttatttttaaattttaaaatgctatattattagtttgagttttaattaattttagattttaaaatattacttcTCTAcgttctattttaaatttagtatttaatatttttaaacttttaacttaGTTTTTTCTAAACCTTATGTATTTGATGTtctttaattgataaaaaataattataaaattaattttagttgggattaaatttagtaaaaactaattaaccatAATAATTTGGACAAACA encodes:
- the LOC105435470 gene encoding amino acid transporter AVT6C-like isoform X1, giving the protein MSPPPEHVPLLPEMKPPIKTASVSGAVFNVSTSIIGAGIMSIPFTLKVLGIIPAVALIMLVAFMTDLSVELLLRFTHSSNSTTYAGVMKESFGLIGSVATQICVMITNLGCLIMYLIIIGDVLSGNKGGGGGEEVHFGVLQQWFGNHWWNSREFSILFTVVFILLPLVLYQRVDSLRFSSFVSVVLAVVFVGISSVMAVMAIVEGKTKRTRLVPEVEDETSFFELFTAVPVIVTAFTFHFNVHPISFELRNSRNMMTAVRVALILCAIIYFAIGIFGYLLFGDSLMSDILTNFDQTFGSSTGANLLNDIVRLSYAFHLMLVYPLLNFSLRFNINELLFPNRPPLASDTTRFFTITMALLLFSYLAAIAFPNIWSIFQFMGSTSAACLAFIFPGAIALRLWRKCVTIQTFLEIYFHSKRDHHLMSAFTVDALLVVYDFKRWSIIFDAQHKIVESW
- the LOC101213931 gene encoding uncharacterized protein LOC101213931 isoform X1 codes for the protein MAKSLPSPARFQQFAKLVFSSKNPQSQPKKSRIRASPSETPISGSVRVISEPNKNKYMEEEEKNRTPLADVVSDCVKRWFQDTLKEAKAGDTSMQVLVGQMFCSGYGVPKNTKKGLAWIYRASKYQASVWKASDRHPGIQILQSLIGNNLSTLHFYFFCSLGYLATDSESSDRRVKRDNVR
- the LOC101213931 gene encoding uncharacterized protein LOC101213931 isoform X2, which gives rise to MAKSLPSPARFQQFAKLVFSSKNPQSQPKKSRIRASPSETPISGSVRVISEPNKNKYMEEEEKNRTPLADVVSDCVKRWFQDTLKEAKAGDTSMQVLVGQMFCSGYGVPKNTKKGLAWIYRASKYQASVWKASDRHPGYLATDSESSDRRVKRDNVR
- the LOC105435470 gene encoding amino acid transporter AVT6C-like isoform X2, which gives rise to MSPPPEHVPLLPEMKPPIKTASVSGAVFNVSTSIIGAGIMSIPFTLKVLGIIPAVALIMLVAFMTDLSVELLLRFTHSSNSTTYAGVMKESFGLIGSVATQICVMITNLGCLIMYLIIIGDVLSGNKGGGGGEEVHFGVLQQWFGNHWWNSREFSILFTVVFILLPLVLYQRVDSLRFSSFVSVVLAVVFVGISSVMAVMAIVEGKTKRTRLVPEVEDETSFFELFTAVPVIVTAFTFHFNVHPISFELRNSRNMMTAVRVALILCAIIYFAIGIFGYLLFGDSLMSDILTNFDQTFGSSTGANLLNDIVRLSYAFHLMLVYPLLNFSLRFNINELLFPNRPPLASDTTRFFTITMALLLFSYLAAIAFPNIWSIFQFMGSTSAACLAFIFPGAIALRDVNGISTKTDKMVASTMVSLAVVTSIIAIATNINKALNNKF